The proteins below come from a single Natrinema sp. SYSU A 869 genomic window:
- a CDS encoding proteasome assembly chaperone family protein gives MDELEIDAVAEVELDDPVLVEGLPGVGHVGTLAVEHLLEELEGESTLVRRIYSRELPPQVSVEDGVSELTCAEIYAVDVPEGRDLLLLTGDHQAQSNAGHYTLTDAFLDIAEEFGATEVYALGGVPTGELIEEYAVVGAVSDESMLETHEDAGVEFREDEPAGGIVGVSGLLLGLGDRRGFEATCLMGETSGYLVDPKSARAVLEVLEDVLGFELEYESLDERADEMEEVIGKIEEMEQQQQMDVPTDDDLRYIG, from the coding sequence ATGGACGAACTCGAGATCGACGCAGTCGCCGAGGTCGAACTGGACGACCCCGTCCTCGTCGAGGGGTTGCCGGGAGTTGGACACGTCGGCACCCTCGCCGTCGAGCACTTGCTCGAGGAACTCGAGGGCGAGAGCACGCTCGTCCGACGGATCTACTCTCGGGAGCTCCCACCTCAGGTGAGTGTCGAGGACGGCGTCTCGGAACTGACCTGTGCGGAGATCTACGCCGTCGACGTTCCCGAAGGCCGTGATCTCCTCCTCCTGACCGGCGATCATCAGGCCCAGAGCAACGCAGGCCACTATACGCTGACCGACGCGTTCCTCGACATCGCTGAGGAGTTTGGCGCGACCGAAGTGTACGCGCTTGGCGGCGTCCCGACCGGCGAACTCATCGAGGAGTACGCAGTCGTCGGGGCCGTCAGCGACGAGTCGATGCTCGAGACACATGAAGACGCGGGCGTCGAGTTCCGCGAGGACGAACCCGCTGGCGGCATCGTCGGCGTCTCGGGGCTCCTGCTGGGACTCGGCGATCGCCGCGGCTTCGAGGCGACCTGCCTGATGGGCGAGACCAGCGGCTATCTCGTCGATCCCAAGAGCGCCCGCGCGGTACTGGAGGTGCTCGAGGACGTACTCGGCTTCGAACTCGAGTACGAATCCTTAGACGAGCGGGCCGATGAGATGGAGGAGGTCATCGGCAAGATCGAGGAAATGGAGCAACAACAGCAGATGGACGTACCGACGGACGACGATCTGCGGTATATCGGCTGA
- a CDS encoding RNA-protein complex protein Nop10, giving the protein MKSDIRVCSAWREAHDSPVYTLSDTCPDCGAAAENSAPAPFDPNDPHGEYRRALKRRSR; this is encoded by the coding sequence ATGAAATCGGATATCCGGGTGTGTTCGGCGTGGCGCGAGGCCCACGACAGCCCGGTCTATACCCTTTCTGACACCTGCCCCGACTGCGGTGCCGCGGCGGAAAACAGCGCCCCAGCACCGTTCGATCCGAACGATCCACACGGAGAGTACCGACGCGCTCTTAAACGTCGCAGCCGCTGA
- a CDS encoding translation initiation factor IF-2 subunit alpha encodes MKYSGWPDPGELVVGKIDEIEDFGVFVDLEEYEDKRGLIHISEVASGWIKNVRDHVREGQIAVCKVLDVDKESQQIDLSLKDVNDHQRSDKIQEWKNEQKADNWMELAFGEEIANEDYTAIANELIAIHGGLYEGFKQAAIHGEESLEDTDLDDDEIDSIVDTARENVSVPYVNVTGYVDLENPTDTGVDGIREALEAAEGDGEIPEEVDLEVSYVGAPEYRIKVKAPNYKTAESQLEESAQRAVTAIEGHDGTGEYHRERRTDDE; translated from the coding sequence ATGAAGTATAGCGGCTGGCCCGATCCCGGCGAACTCGTCGTCGGCAAGATCGACGAAATCGAAGATTTCGGTGTCTTCGTCGATCTCGAGGAGTATGAGGACAAGCGCGGCCTGATCCACATCTCCGAAGTCGCGAGCGGCTGGATCAAGAACGTCCGCGATCACGTCCGCGAGGGCCAGATCGCCGTCTGCAAGGTCTTAGATGTCGACAAGGAGTCCCAGCAGATCGACCTCTCGCTGAAGGACGTCAACGACCACCAGCGCTCCGACAAGATCCAGGAGTGGAAAAACGAGCAGAAGGCCGACAACTGGATGGAACTGGCCTTTGGCGAGGAGATTGCCAACGAGGACTATACCGCCATTGCCAACGAACTGATCGCCATCCACGGCGGGCTCTACGAAGGGTTCAAGCAAGCCGCAATCCACGGCGAAGAGTCCCTCGAGGACACCGATCTTGACGACGACGAGATTGACTCGATCGTTGACACGGCCCGCGAGAACGTTTCGGTGCCGTATGTCAACGTCACCGGCTACGTCGACCTCGAGAACCCGACAGACACCGGCGTCGACGGGATCCGCGAGGCCCTCGAAGCGGCCGAAGGCGACGGCGAGATACCCGAAGAAGTCGACCTCGAAGTGAGTTACGTCGGCGCACCCGAGTACCGAATCAAAGTGAAGGCACCGAACTACAAGACCGCCGAATCCCAGCTCGAGGAGAGCGCACAGCGAGCGGTAACGGCGATCGAAGGCCACGATGGCACAGGCGAGTACCACCGTGAGCGCCGCACCGACGACGAGTAA
- a CDS encoding 30S ribosomal protein S27e has product MAGKFYSVRCSDCENEQTVFGKASSEIACAVCGTTLVRPTGGKAEIEHEILETVESR; this is encoded by the coding sequence ATGGCAGGAAAATTCTACAGCGTTCGATGCAGTGACTGCGAGAACGAACAGACCGTCTTCGGCAAGGCCTCCTCGGAGATTGCCTGTGCCGTCTGTGGCACGACGCTCGTGCGACCGACCGGTGGCAAAGCCGAGATCGAACACGAGATCCTCGAGACAGTCGAGTCACGATGA
- a CDS encoding 50S ribosomal protein L44e encodes MQMPRRFNTYCPHCNEHHEHEVEKARTGRSSGLKWDARRTRRSTSSIGNSGRFSKVPVGEKPTKKTDLKYRCGECGKAHLREGWRTGRLEFQE; translated from the coding sequence ATGCAGATGCCACGCCGATTCAATACGTACTGTCCGCACTGCAACGAACATCATGAACACGAAGTCGAAAAGGCCCGAACGGGCCGCTCCTCGGGCCTGAAGTGGGACGCTCGCCGAACCCGACGGAGCACCTCGAGCATCGGTAACTCCGGTCGCTTCTCGAAGGTGCCCGTCGGCGAGAAGCCCACCAAGAAGACCGACCTCAAGTACCGCTGCGGCGAATGCGGCAAGGCCCACCTCCGCGAGGGATGGCGTACCGGCCGACTCGAGTTCCAGGAGTGA
- a CDS encoding HAH_0734 family protein, which produces MKQLIIHGDPGIRNGAIVRYEGDDGESEVVCFGINRNGEYHGPDRVQLWCTVGSEDEYEDYEKRNFTPHFLDVDRVDADDVEVVRAKSDLAV; this is translated from the coding sequence ATGAAGCAGCTCATCATCCACGGGGACCCCGGGATCCGTAACGGAGCCATCGTTCGGTACGAGGGGGACGACGGGGAATCCGAGGTAGTCTGTTTCGGGATCAACAGAAACGGCGAGTACCACGGTCCAGATCGGGTTCAGCTCTGGTGTACCGTCGGTTCCGAAGACGAGTACGAGGACTACGAGAAGCGAAACTTCACGCCGCACTTCCTCGATGTCGACCGCGTCGACGCCGACGATGTCGAGGTCGTCCGGGCGAAGAGCGATCTCGCAGTCTAA
- a CDS encoding GtrA family protein: protein MSDSLSEAVRTRTRALLSTTRFTQFVGVGTVGATVDTLVLVLLVEATGLGPIVAKILSWELGIAIIFAINERWTFADYGRVGLRPLGRRFLRSNVVRFGGFLVTLAVLGVLVRQFDVWYVAANVIGIGVGFFVNYTCESLYTWQVHQE, encoded by the coding sequence ATGAGTGATTCCCTGTCAGAGGCTGTCCGGACGCGGACACGTGCGCTGCTTTCGACAACACGGTTTACCCAGTTCGTCGGCGTGGGGACTGTCGGTGCGACCGTCGACACCCTGGTGCTCGTATTACTCGTCGAAGCTACCGGTCTCGGACCGATCGTTGCGAAGATCCTCTCCTGGGAGCTCGGGATCGCGATTATCTTCGCGATCAACGAACGGTGGACGTTCGCGGACTACGGACGGGTCGGACTACGCCCGCTGGGGAGGCGATTCCTCCGCTCGAACGTGGTCCGGTTCGGCGGGTTTCTGGTGACGCTGGCCGTACTGGGCGTGTTGGTCAGACAGTTCGATGTCTGGTATGTGGCCGCAAACGTGATCGGAATCGGTGTCGGCTTCTTCGTCAACTACACCTGTGAGAGCCTCTATACTTGGCAGGTCCACCAGGAGTAG
- a CDS encoding oligopeptide/dipeptide ABC transporter ATP-binding protein — translation MTTADDAPLLRAEGLETYYSTADGFLDRLLGRDETVRAVDGVDLEIRAGETLGLVGESGCGKTTLGRTLLGLLESTGGSVTYRGTELTDRSRSELREVRTEIQYVFQNPTASLDPRLTVGELVGEALAVHDIVPPDRRDERVRDLLETVGLRAGHASRFPHEFSGGQRQRIGIARALAVEPELVVCDEPVSALDVSVQARILNLLSDLQDEFGLSYLFIAHDLSVVEHVADRVAVMYLGEIVETGPTARVFDDPSHPYTEALLSAIPEPDPCWEGDRIVLEGSVPSPTDPPAGCRFHTRCPKIIPPAAYDLEADAFRGIMSLRTRLTEADADAGLEALLSQSNDRADLTAAIRNVHGIPESLHDLDADAVLSDALETAVAGDLEGARRRLASAFETPCETTEPELQGSSNHHPIACHRFDDRFDTDHEFDADRTPAHDQ, via the coding sequence GTGACGACGGCCGACGACGCTCCACTCCTCCGGGCCGAGGGCCTCGAGACGTACTACTCCACCGCCGACGGGTTCCTCGATCGGCTGCTCGGGCGCGACGAGACGGTTCGGGCGGTCGACGGTGTCGACCTCGAGATTCGCGCAGGAGAGACGCTCGGGCTGGTCGGCGAGAGCGGCTGTGGCAAGACGACTCTCGGCCGAACGCTCCTCGGGTTGCTCGAGTCGACCGGCGGCTCGGTCACGTACCGGGGCACCGAGTTGACGGACCGCTCGCGATCGGAACTGCGGGAGGTACGGACCGAAATCCAGTATGTCTTCCAGAACCCCACGGCCAGCCTCGATCCGCGACTGACGGTCGGCGAACTCGTCGGCGAAGCCCTCGCGGTCCACGATATCGTGCCCCCAGACCGCCGCGACGAGCGCGTCCGCGACCTGCTCGAGACGGTCGGGCTGCGGGCCGGCCACGCAAGCAGGTTCCCCCATGAGTTCTCGGGCGGCCAGCGCCAGCGGATCGGCATCGCCCGCGCGCTCGCGGTCGAACCCGAACTCGTCGTCTGCGACGAGCCGGTCTCCGCGCTCGACGTCTCGGTGCAGGCCCGGATCCTCAACTTGCTGTCCGATCTCCAAGATGAGTTTGGGCTCTCGTATCTGTTCATCGCCCACGACCTCTCGGTCGTCGAGCACGTCGCCGACCGCGTGGCCGTGATGTATCTCGGCGAGATCGTCGAAACCGGACCGACTGCCCGGGTCTTCGACGATCCCTCCCACCCCTACACGGAAGCGCTGCTGTCGGCGATCCCCGAACCCGACCCCTGCTGGGAGGGCGACCGGATCGTCCTCGAGGGGTCGGTGCCGTCGCCGACCGATCCGCCCGCCGGCTGCCGATTCCACACTCGCTGTCCGAAGATCATCCCGCCTGCGGCGTACGACCTTGAGGCGGACGCCTTCCGCGGGATCATGTCGCTTCGGACCCGTCTGACCGAGGCGGACGCCGACGCAGGGCTCGAGGCGCTGCTCTCGCAGTCCAACGATAGAGCGGATCTCACCGCGGCGATCCGCAATGTCCACGGCATTCCCGAGTCGCTCCACGATCTGGACGCGGACGCCGTCCTCTCGGATGCGCTCGAGACGGCCGTCGCTGGCGACCTCGAGGGGGCACGACGGCGTCTCGCGTCGGCGTTCGAGACGCCCTGCGAGACGACGGAGCCGGAACTACAGGGTAGTTCAAATCACCATCCGATCGCTTGCCACCGATTCGATGATCGGTTCGACACCGACCACGAGTTCGACGCGGACCGAACCCCAGCACATGACCAGTAG
- a CDS encoding ABC transporter ATP-binding protein: protein MALLKVEDLVVQFYTDDGVVRAVDGISYEVREGETVGLVGESGAGKSVATLALLRLIREPGEIVGGEIRFDGRNILECSADELREIRGNDVAMVFQDADAALNPVYTVGEQIGEAIRAHEDVTDREARDRAIALLEQVGIPDATVRYSDYPHEFSGGMQQRVVIAMALSCDPALLLCDEPTTGLDVTVQASILELLADLAQESETAIQLVTHDLGIVAELCDRVLVQYAGQIVERAPVEELYYDPKHPYTAGLLASIPRLGDDRERLTTVSGTMPNLIDPPTGCRFHPRCPYAEDTCARQDPSLVETESGTPAANTGLDKHLAACLEYTGDLEDGLDYEVQVRDAKSEDEVDDPCHERESRNRRGETR from the coding sequence ATGGCGCTGCTCAAGGTCGAGGACCTCGTCGTTCAGTTCTACACCGATGACGGCGTGGTCCGAGCCGTCGACGGCATCAGCTACGAGGTCCGTGAGGGCGAGACGGTGGGACTGGTCGGCGAAAGCGGGGCCGGCAAGAGCGTCGCCACCCTCGCGCTCCTCCGTCTGATCCGCGAGCCCGGCGAGATCGTCGGCGGCGAGATCCGGTTCGACGGGCGGAACATCCTCGAGTGCTCGGCCGACGAACTCCGGGAGATCCGCGGCAACGACGTCGCCATGGTGTTTCAGGACGCCGACGCTGCGCTCAACCCCGTCTACACCGTCGGCGAACAGATCGGCGAAGCGATTCGCGCCCACGAAGACGTCACCGACCGCGAGGCCCGCGACCGGGCGATCGCCCTCCTCGAGCAGGTCGGAATCCCGGACGCGACCGTGCGGTACTCCGACTATCCTCACGAGTTCTCCGGCGGAATGCAACAGCGGGTCGTCATCGCGATGGCGCTGTCCTGCGATCCCGCCCTCCTGCTCTGTGACGAACCGACGACGGGCCTCGACGTCACCGTCCAGGCGAGCATCCTCGAACTGCTTGCGGACCTCGCCCAGGAGTCCGAGACGGCGATTCAGCTTGTCACGCACGATCTGGGCATCGTCGCGGAGCTCTGTGATCGGGTGCTGGTCCAGTACGCCGGTCAGATCGTCGAACGCGCGCCGGTCGAGGAGCTGTACTACGACCCGAAACATCCCTACACTGCCGGGCTGCTTGCTTCGATCCCCCGCCTCGGCGACGATCGCGAACGGCTCACGACGGTATCCGGGACGATGCCGAACCTCATTGACCCGCCGACGGGTTGTCGGTTCCATCCGCGCTGTCCCTACGCTGAGGACACGTGTGCCCGGCAGGACCCGTCGCTCGTCGAGACCGAGTCGGGGACGCCAGCGGCCAATACGGGTCTCGACAAACATCTCGCCGCCTGCCTCGAGTACACCGGCGACCTCGAGGACGGCTTGGACTACGAGGTGCAGGTGCGAGACGCCAAGAGCGAGGACGAGGTGGACGATCCGTGTCACGAACGGGAATCGAGGAACCGGCGGGGTGAGACGCGGTGA
- a CDS encoding ABC transporter permease subunit, with amino-acid sequence MSDRRPTTDRGRIRIVGFDDADSDARSHADSNSDDGDPPTANTGPPAERTATGNANIDPRSRTEPTPTATMGTTETASEGPGRPRLEEAWHRFRRNRTAMVGLTIIVIMAVLAVFARPIEVSTAEYTVTLQPVSLAPYDPAQTFVGPANAPPSWDHPFGTDWAGRDQFSRVLVGGRYTLSVGLIAVSLALCVGVPLGAIAGYFGGWIDEIIMRLVDVLYAFPFLILAIGIVAILGRGFWKLVLALVVTGWIGYARLLRGEVLSVREREYVTAARALGVPDRTIVRSHVVPNAITPVVVQATLNVGTVVLTAAALGFLGLGLEPGTAEWGAMLSRGRDSLVQGHWHVTVFPGAAIFLFVLAINLVGDGVNDALDPHRDASDDRRRMR; translated from the coding sequence ATGAGTGACCGACGCCCTACCACCGACCGCGGCCGAATTCGCATCGTCGGCTTCGACGATGCGGACTCGGACGCCCGCAGCCACGCGGACTCGAACAGCGACGACGGTGACCCACCGACAGCGAATACCGGGCCACCGGCCGAGCGCACCGCCACTGGGAACGCGAACATTGACCCGAGGTCGCGTACGGAACCGACACCGACGGCGACGATGGGGACGACGGAAACTGCGTCCGAGGGACCGGGACGCCCCCGGCTCGAGGAGGCGTGGCACCGGTTCCGCCGGAATCGGACGGCGATGGTCGGGCTGACGATTATCGTCATCATGGCGGTGCTCGCGGTCTTCGCTCGCCCGATCGAGGTCTCGACGGCGGAGTACACAGTCACGCTCCAGCCCGTGTCGCTGGCCCCGTATGATCCCGCCCAGACGTTCGTCGGCCCGGCGAATGCCCCGCCGTCGTGGGACCATCCCTTCGGCACTGACTGGGCGGGCCGCGACCAGTTCTCTCGAGTGCTCGTCGGCGGCCGCTACACGCTGAGTGTCGGTCTCATCGCCGTCTCGCTGGCGCTGTGTGTCGGGGTTCCGCTCGGCGCGATCGCCGGCTATTTCGGCGGCTGGATCGACGAAATCATCATGCGACTCGTCGACGTGCTGTACGCCTTTCCGTTCTTGATCCTCGCGATCGGGATCGTTGCGATCCTCGGACGGGGCTTTTGGAAACTGGTGTTGGCACTCGTCGTCACCGGCTGGATCGGCTACGCTAGACTGTTGCGCGGCGAGGTCCTCTCCGTCCGCGAACGCGAGTACGTGACGGCGGCCAGAGCGCTCGGCGTCCCCGACCGAACGATCGTCCGCAGCCACGTCGTCCCGAACGCGATCACACCCGTCGTCGTACAGGCGACCCTCAACGTCGGCACGGTCGTCCTCACGGCGGCGGCGCTTGGCTTCCTCGGACTGGGCCTAGAGCCCGGCACCGCCGAGTGGGGCGCGATGCTCTCTCGAGGCCGGGACTCGCTCGTCCAGGGCCACTGGCACGTTACCGTCTTCCCGGGGGCCGCAATCTTTCTGTTCGTGCTGGCGATCAACCTCGTGGGTGACGGCGTCAACGACGCGCTCGACCCCCACCGGGACGCGAGTGACGACCGGAGGCGGATGCGCTGA